One window of the Xiphophorus hellerii strain 12219 chromosome 15, Xiphophorus_hellerii-4.1, whole genome shotgun sequence genome contains the following:
- the snx17 gene encoding sorting nexin-17, translated as MHFSIPETEVRSGENGSSYVAYNIHVNGVLHCRVRYSQLLGLHEQIKKEYGSNVVPTFPPKKIFTLTPAEVEQRREQLEKYMQAVRQHPLLGASELFNSFLRKAQQETQQIPTEDAALDICLSNSQKVTINILTSDQTEDVLDAAAVKLDLPDDLVGYFSLFLVREGADGNLTFVRKLQDFELPYVSITSLQSSDYHIILRKSYWDMAYDGDVMDNRVGLNLLYAQTLSDIERGWILVNKDQHRQLKSLQEKGSKKEFIHLGQTLKYYGYLKFDPCITDFPEKGCQVIVSAGNNELNFHVKLPNEQMKEGSFKVTRMRCWRVTSSQVPVSNGTTNPCNSTKCEVKLELAFEYLMSKDRLQWVTITSQQAIMMSTCLQSMVDELMVKKSGGSIKKMLRRRHNGSIHRSDSQQAVKSPPLLDSPDPSREQIVKLSTKLNSVSLRGISASNSANDISGDDFHGNYAFEGIGDDDL; from the exons atgcatttttccatACCCGAAACGGAGGTTCGTTCGGGTGAGAATGGTTCAAGCTACGTG GCCTACAACATCCACGTCAACGGCGTGCTGCACTGTCGGGTACGCTACAGCCAACTCCTCGGCCTCCATGAACAG ATAAAAAAGGAATATGGCAGCAATGTGGTACCTACCTTCCCCCCAAAGAAGATCTTCACTCTGACCCCTGCTGAGGTGGAGCAGAGGCGAGAGCAGCTAGAGAAATATATGCAGGCTG TTCGACAACATCCTTTGCTGGGAGCCAGTGAGCTTTTTAACAGCTTCTTGAGGAAAGCACAGCAG GAGACGCAGCAGATTCCCACAGAAGATGCGGCTCTAGACATCTGCCTGTCTAACAGTCAGAAGGTTACGATCAACATCCTGACTTCGGATCAGACAGAGGACGTTCTCGAT GCTGCTGCAGTAAAGCTCGACCTTCCAGATGACCTCGTGGGATATTTTAGTCTCTTCTTGGTACGAGAAGGGGCAGATGGAAACTTAACAT TTGTCCGGAAGCTTCAGGACTTTGAGTTGCCTTATGTATCGATTACCAGCCTGCAGAGCTCCGATTATCACATAATCTTACGGAAGAG CTACTGGGATATGGCGTATGATGGTGATGTAATGGACAACAGAGTTGGATTGAATTTGCTTTACGCCCAG ACATTGTCTGACATCGAGCGAGGCTGGATTCTCGTCAACAAAGACCAGCACAGGCAGCTAAAATCACTGCAAGAGAAAGGCTCCAAGAAGGAA TTCATCCATCTTGGCCAGACCCTGAAATATTACGGCTACTTAAAGTTTGACCCATGCATCACAGACTTTCCCGAGAAGGGCTGCCAAGTCATTGTCAGCGCCGGCAACAATGAGCTCAATTTCCATGTTAAGCTGCCCAATGAGCAGATGAAGGAGGGAAGCTTCAAGGTCACGCGCATGAGGTGCTGGCGAGTCACGTCGTCT CAAGTCCCTGTATCAAATGGTACGACTAATCCCTGCAACTCGACAAAATGTGAGGTGAAGCTGGAGCTCGCCTTTGAGTATCTAATGAGCAAGGATCGCCTCCAGTGGGTCACCATCACCAGCCAGCAG GCAATCATGATGAGCACTTGCCTTCAGTCTATGGTGGATGAGTTGATGGTGAAGAAGTCAGGTGGCAGTATAAAGAAG ATGCTGAGAAGGCGACACAATGGCTCCATCCATCGGTCTGACAGTCAGCAAGCTGTGAAATCTCCCCCTCTACTG GACTCCCCTGATCCGAGCCGAGAACAAATTGTCAAGCTGTCA accAAGCTGAATTCGGTGTCTCTCAGAGGGATCAGCGCATCCAACTCTGCAAATGATATCAGCGGCGACGACTTTCACGGCAACTACGCCTTCGAGGGAATTGGCGATGACGACCTGTAA
- the znf513a gene encoding zinc finger protein 513a isoform X2: MPRKKQQNPQPVKLDGEDGVAADAPGNLPLDTDFLLEQDLVFGDADHDRILGLEKFAEVAAEIGFSVCPLGDEESSSYSQLSMESETDNSRSTGDNRRESQSRGTQSEPTFPPYLSCRGCGQLRDEPLGPGMDLVGPYCLRCCKASREAKSSDFCSPFGSGGGIRCGLQIRADSQPDCEGLGNGVGDKEELSAEDRLLKQHSCHLCGFSSRYANHVKRHMKTHNGEKPFNCPLCTYASAQLVNLQRHLRIHTGEKPYKCDTCAFACSSLGNLKRHQRMHVPNLPQMHSAVVGQDAPPQPVCGHNSLKRPGSEQRPNEEVSGASVSEVARPTSNLSLGAQNSDYLSVFDNLKGASPPPIPASNPAPGHQPPSLLEMTASGSSRTTRGAVAEGPSLPTPLFPFTCRLCGVILEDEDGSSAQICAKCTLEMLTKDSSSSPNSPGERSDKVYTCAACPFLTHYPNHLARHMKTHSGEKPYKCPQCDYASAHFDNLKRHHRVHTGEKPYKCHLCDYACGNLANLKRHQRVHSGAKPFQCPVCSYSCNQSMNLKRHMLRHTGEKPYKCQECGYTTGHWDNYKRHQKKHGVATDGWVKVPMIGTDVEEDRRKVMGGGIQTHRKEVGADMQYMPREPGAGCTLKLQT, translated from the exons aagtAGCTGCTGAGATCGGTTTCTCCGTTTGTCCTCTGGGTGATGAGGAGAGCTCTTCCTACAGCCAGCTCAGTATGGAAAGTGAAACGGACAACTCGCGCAGCACAGGTGACAACAGGAGGGAAAGCCAGAGCCGAGGGACTCAATCCGAGCCAACTTTTCCTCCCTACCTGTCCTGTAGGGGCTGCGGACAGCTCCGCGACGAACCTCTCGGCCCGGGCATGGACCTGGTTGGGCCTTACTGCCTTAGGTGTTGCAAAGCCTCCAGGGAGGCGAAAAGCTCAGACTTCTGCTCTCCTTTCGGGAGCGGCGGCGGGATTCGCTGTGGTTTGCAGATTCGTGCGGATTCCCAGCCCGATTGTGAGGGCTTGGGGAACGGGGTGGGTGACAAGGAAGAACTGTCCGCTGAGGACAGACTGCTCAAGCAGCACTCGTGCCACCTCTGTGGCTTCTCCTCTCGCTATGCCAACCACGTGAAGCGTCACATGAAGACGCACAATGGGGAGAAGCCCTTCAACTGCCCTCTGTGCACTTACGCCTCAGCCCAGCTGGTGAACCTGCAGAGACACTTGCGCATCCACACTGGGGAGAAACCCTACAAATGTGACACGTGCGCTTTCGCCTGCAGTTCCCTCGGAAACCTCAAGAGGCACCAGCGCATGCATGTGCCTAATTTGCCCCAGATGCATTCTGCAGTGGTGGGACAGGACGCCCCACCTCAACCTGTGTGTGGCCACAACAGCCTGAAGAGACCTGGGAGTGAGCAAAGACCCAATGAGGAAGTGTCTGGTGCTTCAG tCTCTGAGGTTGCGAGGCCAACCTCTAATCTGAGTTTGGGGGCCCAGAACAGTGACTACCTGTCGGTCTTTGATAACTTGAAGGGAGCATCTCCACCCCCTATCCCTGCCTCCAACCCAGCTCCTGGCCACCAGCCTCCCTCTCTGCTGGAGATGACTGCCAGCGGTAGCAGCAGGACTACACGAGGGGCCGTGGCAGAAGGCCCGTCGCTCCCGACTCCACTTTTCCCTTTTACCTGCCGGCTATGCGGGGTCATCTTGGAGGACGAGGACGGCTCTTCGGCCCAGATTTGTGCCAAGTGTACCCTTGAAATGCTGACCAAGGACTCCTCATCGTCTCCGAACAGCCCCGGTGAGCGCAGTGACAAAGTCTACACTTGCGCCGCCTGCCCCTTCCTCACCCACTACCCCAACCACTTGGCGCGCCACATGAAGACTCACAGCGGCGAGAAGCCGTACAAGTGCCCCCAGTGCGACTACGCCTCGGCGCACTTTGACAACCTCAAACGCCACCACAGGGTGCACACGGGAGAAAAGCCCTACAAGTGCCATCTGTGCGACTACGCCTGCGGAAACCTGGCCAACCTCAAGCGGCACCAGCGCGTCCACTCGGGCGCCAAGCCCTTCCAGTGCCCCGTGTGCAGCTACAGCTGCAACCAGAGCATGAACCTGAAGCGGCACATGCTGCGGCACACCGGCGAGAAGCCGTACAAGTGTCAGGAGTGCGGCTACACCACCGGCCACTGGGACAACTACAAAAGACACCAGAAAAAACATGGCGTGGCCACTGACGGCTGGGTGAAAGTTCCCATGATCGGCACCGACGTAGAGGAGGACAGGAGGAAAGTGATGGGAGGCGGCATTCAGACTCACAGAAAAGAAGTTGGAGCTGATATGCAGTACATGCCACGGGAGCCGGGAGCTGGCTGTACACTCAAGCTGCAAACTTAA
- the znf513a gene encoding zinc finger protein 513a isoform X3, which produces MKNTINCLSLSPQPMKKWRIYRCRVFEEIFFSSNEQFTADKILSPRLEYLRYLEVAAEIGFSVCPLGDEESSSYSQLSMESETDNSRSTGDNRRESQSRGTQSEPTFPPYLSCRGCGQLRDEPLGPGMDLVGPYCLRCCKASREAKSSDFCSPFGSGGGIRCGLQIRADSQPDCEGLGNGVGDKEELSAEDRLLKQHSCHLCGFSSRYANHVKRHMKTHNGEKPFNCPLCTYASAQLVNLQRHLRIHTGEKPYKCDTCAFACSSLGNLKRHQRMHVPNLPQMHSAVVGQDAPPQPVCGHNSLKRPGSEQRPNEEVSGASVSEVARPTSNLSLGAQNSDYLSVFDNLKGASPPPIPASNPAPGHQPPSLLEMTASGSSRTTRGAVAEGPSLPTPLFPFTCRLCGVILEDEDGSSAQICAKCTLEMLTKDSSSSPNSPGERSDKVYTCAACPFLTHYPNHLARHMKTHSGEKPYKCPQCDYASAHFDNLKRHHRVHTGEKPYKCHLCDYACGNLANLKRHQRVHSGAKPFQCPVCSYSCNQSMNLKRHMLRHTGEKPYKCQECGYTTGHWDNYKRHQKKHGVATDGWVKVPMIGTDVEEDRRKVMGGGIQTHRKEVGADMQYMPREPGAGCTLKLQT; this is translated from the exons aagtAGCTGCTGAGATCGGTTTCTCCGTTTGTCCTCTGGGTGATGAGGAGAGCTCTTCCTACAGCCAGCTCAGTATGGAAAGTGAAACGGACAACTCGCGCAGCACAGGTGACAACAGGAGGGAAAGCCAGAGCCGAGGGACTCAATCCGAGCCAACTTTTCCTCCCTACCTGTCCTGTAGGGGCTGCGGACAGCTCCGCGACGAACCTCTCGGCCCGGGCATGGACCTGGTTGGGCCTTACTGCCTTAGGTGTTGCAAAGCCTCCAGGGAGGCGAAAAGCTCAGACTTCTGCTCTCCTTTCGGGAGCGGCGGCGGGATTCGCTGTGGTTTGCAGATTCGTGCGGATTCCCAGCCCGATTGTGAGGGCTTGGGGAACGGGGTGGGTGACAAGGAAGAACTGTCCGCTGAGGACAGACTGCTCAAGCAGCACTCGTGCCACCTCTGTGGCTTCTCCTCTCGCTATGCCAACCACGTGAAGCGTCACATGAAGACGCACAATGGGGAGAAGCCCTTCAACTGCCCTCTGTGCACTTACGCCTCAGCCCAGCTGGTGAACCTGCAGAGACACTTGCGCATCCACACTGGGGAGAAACCCTACAAATGTGACACGTGCGCTTTCGCCTGCAGTTCCCTCGGAAACCTCAAGAGGCACCAGCGCATGCATGTGCCTAATTTGCCCCAGATGCATTCTGCAGTGGTGGGACAGGACGCCCCACCTCAACCTGTGTGTGGCCACAACAGCCTGAAGAGACCTGGGAGTGAGCAAAGACCCAATGAGGAAGTGTCTGGTGCTTCAG tCTCTGAGGTTGCGAGGCCAACCTCTAATCTGAGTTTGGGGGCCCAGAACAGTGACTACCTGTCGGTCTTTGATAACTTGAAGGGAGCATCTCCACCCCCTATCCCTGCCTCCAACCCAGCTCCTGGCCACCAGCCTCCCTCTCTGCTGGAGATGACTGCCAGCGGTAGCAGCAGGACTACACGAGGGGCCGTGGCAGAAGGCCCGTCGCTCCCGACTCCACTTTTCCCTTTTACCTGCCGGCTATGCGGGGTCATCTTGGAGGACGAGGACGGCTCTTCGGCCCAGATTTGTGCCAAGTGTACCCTTGAAATGCTGACCAAGGACTCCTCATCGTCTCCGAACAGCCCCGGTGAGCGCAGTGACAAAGTCTACACTTGCGCCGCCTGCCCCTTCCTCACCCACTACCCCAACCACTTGGCGCGCCACATGAAGACTCACAGCGGCGAGAAGCCGTACAAGTGCCCCCAGTGCGACTACGCCTCGGCGCACTTTGACAACCTCAAACGCCACCACAGGGTGCACACGGGAGAAAAGCCCTACAAGTGCCATCTGTGCGACTACGCCTGCGGAAACCTGGCCAACCTCAAGCGGCACCAGCGCGTCCACTCGGGCGCCAAGCCCTTCCAGTGCCCCGTGTGCAGCTACAGCTGCAACCAGAGCATGAACCTGAAGCGGCACATGCTGCGGCACACCGGCGAGAAGCCGTACAAGTGTCAGGAGTGCGGCTACACCACCGGCCACTGGGACAACTACAAAAGACACCAGAAAAAACATGGCGTGGCCACTGACGGCTGGGTGAAAGTTCCCATGATCGGCACCGACGTAGAGGAGGACAGGAGGAAAGTGATGGGAGGCGGCATTCAGACTCACAGAAAAGAAGTTGGAGCTGATATGCAGTACATGCCACGGGAGCCGGGAGCTGGCTGTACACTCAAGCTGCAAACTTAA